A region of Desulfolithobacter dissulfuricans DNA encodes the following proteins:
- a CDS encoding radical SAM protein — protein sequence MEKTGKKSARPGGRHNVVDGRRRQAWSLLESCSVCPRRCGVNRLDDQVGLCQVGRCVRVASFGPHFGEEAPLVGRNGSGTIFFEGCNLRCVFCQNYDISHIDDQGLSPDSEVDDRQLARIMLELQSMGSHNINLVTPSHVVPQILAGLEIAVAEGLDIPLVYNTSAYDSVETLRLLDGIVDIYMPDCKFWVPDSAGRYAGARDYPEVMRQAVREMHRQVGDLEIGPDGLARRGLLVRHLVMPGMLDETGAILSWLAEEISPATYINIMDQYHPCGQAHRYPEIDRPLRPGEYAEALELARQAGLTRLDQRDLKTLLERLGILGR from the coding sequence ATGGAAAAAACAGGAAAAAAATCAGCTCGTCCCGGGGGGCGGCACAATGTGGTTGACGGTCGGCGCCGTCAGGCCTGGAGCCTGCTGGAGTCATGTTCCGTATGTCCCCGAAGATGTGGGGTCAACCGGCTTGATGATCAGGTCGGGCTCTGCCAGGTGGGTCGTTGTGTCCGGGTGGCCAGTTTCGGACCCCATTTCGGCGAGGAAGCACCCCTGGTGGGGCGTAACGGTTCAGGGACGATTTTTTTCGAAGGCTGCAACCTTCGCTGTGTGTTCTGCCAGAACTATGACATCAGCCATATCGATGACCAGGGCCTTTCCCCGGACAGCGAGGTCGATGATCGGCAGCTGGCCCGGATCATGCTCGAACTGCAGTCCATGGGCAGTCATAACATCAATCTGGTGACCCCGTCCCATGTGGTGCCCCAGATCCTTGCCGGGCTGGAAATAGCCGTGGCCGAAGGGCTGGATATTCCGCTTGTGTACAATACGTCGGCGTATGACAGTGTCGAAACCCTGCGTCTGTTGGACGGGATAGTCGATATCTACATGCCCGACTGCAAGTTCTGGGTCCCGGATTCCGCAGGCCGCTATGCCGGGGCCCGGGACTATCCCGAGGTGATGCGGCAGGCGGTGCGGGAGATGCACCGCCAGGTGGGCGATCTGGAGATCGGCCCCGACGGCCTGGCCAGGCGTGGCCTGCTGGTCCGCCACCTGGTCATGCCGGGCATGCTGGATGAAACCGGTGCTATCCTGTCCTGGCTGGCAGAGGAAATATCCCCGGCGACCTATATCAACATCATGGACCAGTACCATCCCTGCGGCCAGGCGCACCGGTATCCCGAAATTGACCGGCCCCTGCGGCCCGGGGAATATGCCGAGGCCCTGGAGCTTGCCCGCCAAGCCGGACTCACCCGCCTTGATCAGCGCGATCTCAAAACCCTGCTTGAACGGCTGGGCATCCTGGGGCGCTGA
- the trpB gene encoding tryptophan synthase subunit beta, producing the protein MKKGYFGQWGGAFIPEVLHQTFEELNRAYEDARADANFWKEYVALMGNYSCRPTPLTFAENLSDHLGGARIYIKREDLNHTGAHKANNVMGQGLLVRRMGKKRVIAETGAGQHGVATATMAARFGFECTIYMGEEDVARQRPNVFWMEKLGATVIPVTDGARTLKDAINEAFRDWVTRMDDTHYVLGTVCGPHPFPEMVAWFQSIIGQEARKQILAQHGRMPDRVYACVGGGSNAMGIFQGFLDEDVVELVGVEAGGKGVDTDMHAARMKGDRAAPGVAQGYKTMFLQDSDGQMLDTHSIAAGLDYVGISPILADLGEKGRVRFEAATDEEVMEALSLTMRTEGIIPALESAHAFVQAIREAPSMGRDQAIIINMSGRGDKDIFTIAHAFDDPSWKEFIIGRAEEYKKDRS; encoded by the coding sequence ATGAAAAAAGGATATTTTGGCCAGTGGGGCGGTGCGTTTATCCCCGAGGTGCTGCACCAGACGTTTGAAGAACTCAACCGGGCCTACGAGGACGCCCGGGCCGATGCGAATTTCTGGAAGGAGTATGTGGCCCTGATGGGTAATTACTCCTGCCGGCCCACGCCGCTGACCTTTGCCGAGAACCTCAGTGATCATCTCGGCGGAGCCAGAATCTATATCAAGCGCGAAGATCTCAATCACACCGGGGCCCACAAGGCAAATAATGTCATGGGCCAGGGTCTGCTGGTCCGGCGTATGGGCAAGAAGCGGGTTATAGCCGAGACCGGGGCCGGCCAGCACGGAGTAGCCACGGCCACCATGGCGGCCAGGTTCGGTTTTGAATGTACCATCTACATGGGCGAGGAAGATGTGGCCCGTCAGCGGCCCAACGTGTTCTGGATGGAAAAGCTGGGCGCCACCGTGATCCCGGTGACCGACGGGGCCCGGACCCTCAAGGACGCCATCAACGAGGCCTTCCGTGACTGGGTCACCCGGATGGATGACACCCATTATGTGCTCGGGACGGTCTGTGGGCCTCATCCCTTTCCGGAAATGGTGGCCTGGTTCCAGTCCATCATCGGCCAGGAGGCAAGGAAGCAGATCCTCGCCCAGCACGGGCGGATGCCGGATCGGGTTTATGCCTGTGTGGGTGGTGGGTCCAATGCCATGGGCATCTTTCAGGGGTTTCTGGACGAGGACGTGGTGGAACTGGTCGGAGTCGAGGCCGGTGGCAAGGGCGTGGACACGGACATGCATGCCGCGCGGATGAAGGGTGACCGGGCGGCTCCCGGAGTGGCCCAGGGCTACAAGACCATGTTCCTCCAGGACAGTGACGGGCAGATGCTAGATACCCATTCCATCGCCGCGGGCCTCGACTATGTGGGGATCTCGCCCATCCTGGCTGATCTTGGCGAGAAGGGGCGGGTCCGTTTCGAGGCCGCCACCGACGAGGAGGTCATGGAAGCACTGAGCCTGACCATGCGGACCGAGGGCATTATTCCGGCCCTGGAGTCGGCCCACGCCTTTGTGCAGGCCATCAGGGAGGCGCCCTCCATGGGGCGGGATCAGGCCATCATCATCAACATGTCCGGTCGGGGAGACAAGGATATCTTCACCATTGCCCATGCCTTTGACGATCCTTCCTGGAAGGAGTTTATCATCGGCCGGGCCGAGGAATATAAAAAAGACAGGAGCTGA
- the trpA gene encoding tryptophan synthase subunit alpha codes for MTLQEDIQKRLEKKKILLMTHLVLGYPSLEVNRQVIAQMAENGVDCIELQIPFSEPMADGPVILKANQDALAGGIRVADCLAFAREMIAAHPGVHFLFMTYYNIVFRYSTSAFLEEAADMGIRGCIIPDLPPEEGGEYLEGCREHGLAPIMFFTPTSTDDRMREVAARGEGFIYCVARRGVTGAHTEMDAGLVRYLERCRAATDLPLAVGFGIGRREDVAMLEGRADMAVIGTATIRLVDEKGPAAVGPFIRDLLG; via the coding sequence ATGACCTTACAGGAAGATATACAAAAACGGCTGGAGAAGAAAAAAATACTGCTGATGACCCACCTGGTCCTGGGGTATCCCTCGCTTGAAGTGAACCGGCAGGTCATTGCCCAGATGGCGGAAAACGGTGTGGACTGCATCGAGCTGCAGATCCCTTTTTCCGAGCCCATGGCCGATGGACCTGTGATCCTCAAGGCCAACCAGGACGCCCTGGCCGGTGGTATAAGGGTTGCCGACTGCCTGGCCTTTGCCCGGGAGATGATCGCCGCCCACCCCGGGGTGCATTTTCTCTTTATGACCTACTATAATATCGTCTTTCGCTACTCCACCTCCGCCTTCCTGGAGGAGGCGGCCGACATGGGAATCCGGGGCTGCATCATTCCGGACCTGCCGCCGGAAGAAGGCGGGGAGTATCTGGAGGGGTGCCGGGAACACGGGCTGGCGCCGATCATGTTTTTTACGCCCACCTCCACCGATGATCGCATGCGCGAGGTCGCTGCCCGGGGCGAGGGCTTTATCTACTGCGTGGCCCGGCGCGGGGTGACCGGCGCCCATACCGAGATGGATGCAGGCCTGGTCCGCTACCTCGAGCGGTGCCGGGCGGCAACTGACCTGCCCCTGGCCGTGGGCTTTGGTATCGGCCGGCGCGAAGACGTGGCCATGCTGGAGGGCAGGGCGGACATGGCGGTCATCGGCACCGCCACCATCCGGCTGGTGGATGAGAAGGGCCCTGCCGCCGTGGGCCCCTTTATCCGCGACCTGTTGGGATAA